One segment of Vicugna pacos unplaced genomic scaffold, VicPac4 scaffold_20, whole genome shotgun sequence DNA contains the following:
- the LOC140693728 gene encoding uncharacterized protein has translation MPPQPPQPALQPPPPRPPQPEQPPQQVMPPMPPQPLQPALQPLPPPPTAQPPQLAPQPPLLQPVPPPPPPRPLQPAPQPPPPRPLQPASQPLPPPPPSQPPQPAPQPPPLQPLQPALQLPPPQPLQPAPQPLPPPPPAQPPQLAPQPPLLQPVPPPPPPQPLQPAPQPPPPRPLQQAPQPLPAPPPAQPPQLAPQPPPLQPGPPPMPPQPEQPPQQVTPPMPPQQARPPTPSQTLQPASQPQPPSPPSQPPQPAPQPPPLQPLQPALQLPPPQPLQPAPQPLPPPPSAQPPQPAPQPLTPQPPQPAPQPPPPRPPQPVPPLLPPQPPQPAPHPPTSQPPQPAPQPPPPRPPQPEQPPQPLQPAPQPPPAQPLQPAPQPLPPPPTAQPPQPPPPPAQPPQLAPQPPPLQPVPPPMPPQPLQPASQTQPPSPPSQPPQPAPQPPPPRPPQPAPPPSQPPQPAPQPPPLQPLQPALQLPPPQPLQPAPQPLPASPPAQPPQLAPQPPPLQPGPPPMPPQPPQPALQPPPPRPPQPEQPPQQVTPPMPPQPLNPALQLPPPQPLQPAPQPLPPPPTAQPPQPPPPPAQPPQLAPQPPPLQPVPPPMPPQPLQPASQTQPPSPPSQPPQPAPQPPPPRPPQPEQPPQPVPPPMPPQPLQPAPQPLPAPPPSQPPQPAPQPPPLQPLQPAPQPLPLQPLQPALQLPPPRPPQPEQPPQSVTPPMPPQPLQPAPQPPPPRPLQPALQLPPPQPLQPAPQPPPPWPLQPAPQPLPAPPPAQPPQLALQPPPLQPVPPPMPPQPPQPALQPPPPRPPQPEQPPQQVTPPMPPQPLQPAPQPLPPPPPAHPPQPSPQPPTPQPPQPAPQPPPPPRPP, from the exons atgccgcctcagccccctcaaccggcactgcagccgccgccgcctcgaccccctcagccggaacagccgcctcagcaggtaatgccgccgatgccgcctcagccccttcagccggcactgcagcctctaccgccaccgccgaccgcccagccccctcagctggcaccgcagccgccgctgcttcagccggtaccgccgccgccgccacctcggccccttcagccggcaccgcagccgccgccgcctcggccccttcagccggcatcgcagcctctaccgccaccgccgccctcccagccccctcagccggcaccgcaaccgccgccgcttcagccccttcagccggcactgcagctgccgccgcctcagccccttcagccggcaccgcagcctctaccgccaccgccgcccgcccagccccctcagctggcaccgcagccgccgctgcttcagccggtaccgccgccgccgccgcctcagccccttcagccggcaccgcagccgccgccgcctcggccgctTCAGcaggcaccgcagcctctaccagcaccgccgcccgcccagccccctcagctggcaccgcagccgccgccgcttcagccgggaccgccgccgatgccgcctcagccggaacagccgcctcagcaggtaacgccgccgatgccgc ctcagcaggcacggccgccgacgccgtctcagacccttcagccggcatcgcagcctcaaccgccatcgccgccctcccagccccctcagccggcaccgcaaccgccgccgcttcagccccttcagccggcactgcagctgccgccgcctcagccccttcagccggcaccgcagcctctaccgccaccgccgtccgctcagccccctcagccagcACCGCAGCCGctgaccccccagccccctcagccggcaccgcagccgccgccgcctcggccccctcagccggtacctccactgctgccgcctcagccgcctcagccggcaccgcaccCGCcgacctcccagccccctcagccggcaccgcagccgccgccgcctcggccccctcagccggaacagccgcctcagccccttcagccggcaccgcaaccgcccccggctcagccccttcagccggcaccgcagcctctaccgccaccgccgaccgcccagccccctcaacctccaccgccgcccgcccagccccctcagctggcaccgcagccgccgccgcttcagccggtaccgccgccgatgccgcctcagccccttcagccggcatcgcagactcaaccgccatcgccgccctcccagccccctcagccggcaccgcagccgccgccgcctcggccccctcagccggcaccgccgccctcccagccccctcagccggcaccgcaaccgccgccgcttcagccccttcagccggcactgcagctgccgccgcctcagccccttcagccggcaccgcagcctctaccggcatcgccgcccgcccagccccctcagctggcaccgcagccgccgccgcttcagccgggaccgccgccgatgccgcctcagccccctcagccggcactgcagccgccgccgcctcggccccctcagccggaacagccgcctcagcaggtaacgccgccgatgccgcctcagccccttaatccggcactgcagctgccgccgcctcagccccttcagccggcaccgcagcctctaccgccaccgccgaccgcccagccccctcaacctccaccgccgcccgcccagccccctcagctggcaccgcagccgccgccgcttcagccggtaccgccgccgatgccgcctcagccccttcagccggcatcgcagactcaaccgccatcgccgccctcccagccccctcagccggcaccgcagccgccgccgcctcggccccctcagccggaacagccgcctcagccggtaccgccgccgatgccgcctcagccccttcagccggcaccgcagcctctaccggcaccgccgccctcccagccccctcagccggcaccgcaaccgccgccgcttcagccccttcagccggcaccgcaaccgctgccgcttcagccccttcagccggcactgcagctgccgccgcctcggccccctcagccggaacagccgcctcagtcggtaacgccgccgatgccgcctcagccccttcagccggcaccgcagccgccgccgcctcggccccttcagccggcactgcagctgccgccgcctcagccccttcagccggcaccgcagccgccgccgccttggccccttcagccggcaccgcagcctctaccggcaccgccgcccgcccagccccctcagctggcactgcagccgccgccgcttcagcctgtaccgccgccgatgccgcctcagccccctcagccggcactgcagccgccgccgcctcggccccctcagccggaacagccgcctcagcaggtaacgccgccgatgccgcctcagccccttcagccggcaccgcagcctctaccgccaccgccgcccgcccacccccctcAGCCGTcaccgcagccgccgaccccccagccccctcagccggcaccgcagccgccgccgccgcctcggcccccttag